Genomic window (Candidatus Cloacimonadota bacterium):
TGTAGCATAAGCTTCAGCTTGTTGGGTGCCCGAGATTCATCTCGAGGCACAAGGATAAACACAGAGGCACAGAGACACAGAGACACAGAGGGGTTTAATTGTAGCATAAGCTTCAGCTTGTTGGGTGCCCGAGATTCATCTCGAGGCACAAGGATAAACACAGAGGCACAGAGACACAGAGACACAGAGGGGTTTAATTGTAGCATAAGCTTCAGCTTGTTGGGTGTCCGAGATTCATCTCGAGGCACAAGGATAAAAACAGAGGGACAGAGAGACAGAGAGGGGGTGACGTGGTGACGGGGTTACGTTCGGCCGTCTCACAGGAGTCACGGACGTCCCCGTCCGTGAAGACCCGCAGGGGCTTGGTGTTGGGTTCTGAAAGGCCCTTTGGGCCTTGGCAGACGGGGACGTCTGCCGCTCCATTTATGCGGTCGACCGGGACATCGACCTTCCGGGATGTCTCAGCTGAAGATTCCACCATTACGTCATTCCGGAATGACGGAGCGGCTGAAGGCTTAGCGCAGGATTCCGACCCTGCGAAAAGCCCAAACGCAGCATTGGAATGCTGCGCCACGGCCACGTCACCACGCCACCACCTCTCTGTCCCTCTGTTTTTAAAACCCCTCTGTGTCTCTGTGCCTCTGTGTTTATCCTTGTGCCTCGAGATGAACCACCCCACGGACTCGCTGCGCTCCTCCGCGAGGACCCCGGGAATCTCGGGCACCCAACAAGCTGAAGCTTATGCTACAATTAAACCCCTCCGCTTATGCTCCGCTTTTACCCTGTTTTCTCTGTGTTAAAGTCCTTTTCTCTTTTTCTCTGTTTCTCTGCGCACTCGGGGTTAAAAAGTCACTCATTCAGCCAAGCCCAGCTTGTAGGCCCTGGCCAGCCAGCGTTGCCGGGTTTTCGCGGATGACAGCTTCACCGAGCCGAAATAGCTGCTGCGGACTGGTCTGATCCCGCAAAAGCGCAAATTGGCGTTCATCATTTTGTAACCGGGGTCTTTAAGATAAAAGCGGTAATAAACCGGGGGACCATCCATAGTTACCAAAAGCCGGGCCGATCTTCCCTGGAGGAGTTTGTCCCAGCCCACCGCCAGGCCCTTCCGCTGGCGGTATTTATAGGCAAAACCGGGCAGCAGGATGATCTCCAGGAAGAGCTTCAGCAGCGCCGGCGGAGTGGCCCACCAGTTCGGATAGGCGAATACCAGCAGCCCGCAGGCTGAAATCTGTCTTTGTACGGCCAAAAGTTCTTCCGACAGCTCTACCTTTTGCTTCTGGCCATGCTTAAGGTAGGGGGCGAGGTCCAGCGCGCTCAGCATGACAGATTCCACTTCGTGGCCCGCGGCCAGGGCGCCTTGGCAATATTCATCTGCCAAAGCATGGCAAAAACTGTCTTCCCGCGGATGCGCTTTGATCAGCAATATCTTCATGTATCCTCAGTTTCCCCACTGCGGGATCCGGGGCCTTTCCGCGCGGTTCATTGCAGCTCCGGGGTTGCGCGCACCTTTTCCTGCCAGTCGTTGGCGCGGTTGTTGATCTCGTCCAGCCATTCCTGGGTGAAGCGGGTTTCAACGTCCTCGATCCTGTTCATGGCCTCCAGATGGTGCTGGCGGGCGGCGATGGTCCACCAGACGTAGGCTTCGAGGTCGCTCTGCTGGGAGCCTTTGCCTTCCCAGCGGGCCAGGCCCAGCTGGTATTGGCCCTCGGGGTCGTTGCTGTAGGCGTATTTGTAAAAGACCTGCACGGCTTTTTCCTGATCCCGGAAGGAAGTGGAGGCGGAATAGAGGCGGACGGCCTCATCGAGTTCGGAAAGCTTTGCGGGAGCGGGTTGGGCCGGCTGTTCCCCACGGGGTTGCTGTTCCGGGGGCGAAGCAGTTTTCTCCTTCTCTTGGCAGGCGGCGGCGAAAGCCAAAACAAGTCCCAGAAGCAGGATCAGTGGCCAGAGGTTGGATCCGCGCATGTGATGTCCCGCGTGATGGATCAGCGGTATTGGTAGATCATCCAGCCTTTGGTGCCCAGGGCGAGGAAGATGAGGTCGCCGTCCAGGGCGACGTCGAAGATCTCCATGTAGGGGTGGGTGATGGTTCTGAGGTCATTCACGCGGAGGGGGTTGGCCACATCGAGGATCTTGAGGCCACCCTGTCCGAGGGCGAGGTAGAGCAGGTTGTCCTTCAGTTCGAGGTCGCGAATGTCGTTGGAAAGGCGGGTCTGGAAGATGAGGCGGGGGTTGTTCATGTCCGCGGCGTTGATGGCGAGGAGTTTTTTGCCGGCGCCCAGCCAGACGATGTCGCCGTTTTTGGCCATCACGGTGGCGTCGGTGATCTCGTAATTGACCCCCATGCTGATGGGAAACTGGAGGTCGGAGATATCCACGGTCACCAGCCCGAAATCGTTCAGGGCCCAAAGGTAGGGATATTCGGCGATGAAATCGCGGATGCCCCACTTTTCGGAAAAGGTGCTTTTAAGTTCGCGCATCCCGCCCTTGCCGATGTCGATGATGTCGATGCCCTTGAAGCGGTCAGCCACGTAGAGCATCGAGCCTTCGCGGGTGATCTTGTTGCCCGGCACGGTATTGGTGAAATAGATGGTGCCGGGGTAGGAAAGGGTGTCCACGGTGGAAACGAGGTTGGCGGGGTCCTGGCTGCAGATGTAGATCTGGTTTCCGCCCAGCATGTTCACATCCTCGATGATGTATTGGGAGCGGAAGACGGCCTCGAGGCGCGGCGACCAGGGGTTGAAGATGGAATGGATCCAGATGTAATTCTGGTTGCGGAGGATCACCTGGTCTTCCTGAAAGTCGATGTTATATGGCTGGACAGTGGTATCATGCACCAGCAGCTGCGGGATGCGGAAATCGACGGCGAGCGCCGGGCCGCAGGCGGCAAGCACCAAAACAAGCAGCAGAATGTGTTTCATCTGTCACTCCTTCGTGGATGTGAGGCAGCCGCGCGGGCTGCCAGAGTATATACCCGGCAGGCGGGTGTTTCCTGCATCATTTCAGCAGTTGCCGGATGATGTCGGCGGAGGTCATGCCCTCAGCCTCGGCGGCAAAGGAGATCAGCACCCTGTGGCTGAGCACGGGCAGCGCCACGGCTTTCACATCCTCTTCCGAGGGGGTGAGGCGTCCGTCCAGCGCGGCCCTGGCCTTGGCGCCCAACACCAGATACTGGCTGGCGCGGGGTCCGGCGCCCCAGTTGATCCATTTGGCCAGTTCGGGATCGAGATCGGGATTTCCGGGGCGGGTGAGGCGGGCCAGCTTAACCGCGTATTCCAGCACGTGGGAACTGAGCGGCATGGCGCGGATGGCGGCCTGGAAGGCGATGATCTGGTCCGCTGAAAGCAGGGGACGCGGTTCTTCCGGGGCGGCGCCGGTGGTGGTTTGCACGATGGTGAGTTCCTCTTCATAAGAGGGATAGCCGATGTTTATATAGAGCATGAAGCGGTCGAGCTGGGCTTCCGGCAGGGGATAGGTGCCTTCCTGTTCGATGGGGTTTTGGGTGGCCATCACGATGAAGGGCAGGTCCAGCGGACGGGTCACGTTGCCGCTGCTCACCTGGTATTCCTGCATCGCCTGCAGCAGCGCGGCCTGGGTTTTGGGCGGGGTGCGGTTGATCTCGTCGGCCAGGATGATGTTGGCAAAGACGGGGCCCTTGATGTATTGGAATTCCCGCCGCTCGCCGCCGCTGAGGGAGACCAGGATGTCCGAGCCGGTGATGTCTGAAGGCATCAGGTCCGGCGTGAACTGGATGCGGCCAAAGGAGAGGTTGAGGGCTTTGGCGATGG
Coding sequences:
- a CDS encoding NAD(P)H-dependent oxidoreductase, which produces MKILLIKAHPREDSFCHALADEYCQGALAAGHEVESVMLSALDLAPYLKHGQKQKVELSEELLAVQRQISACGLLVFAYPNWWATPPALLKLFLEIILLPGFAYKYRQRKGLAVGWDKLLQGRSARLLVTMDGPPVYYRFYLKDPGYKMMNANLRFCGIRPVRSSYFGSVKLSSAKTRQRWLARAYKLGLAE
- a CDS encoding MoxR family ATPase, coding for MNSEAMIGKIESLKSVKQELLAEIRKVIVGQDAVVEKVLIGLFANGHMLIEGVPGLAKTLLISTIAKALNLSFGRIQFTPDLMPSDITGSDILVSLSGGERREFQYIKGPVFANIILADEINRTPPKTQAALLQAMQEYQVSSGNVTRPLDLPFIVMATQNPIEQEGTYPLPEAQLDRFMLYINIGYPSYEEELTIVQTTTGAAPEEPRPLLSADQIIAFQAAIRAMPLSSHVLEYAVKLARLTRPGNPDLDPELAKWINWGAGPRASQYLVLGAKARAALDGRLTPSEEDVKAVALPVLSHRVLISFAAEAEGMTSADIIRQLLK